A part of Oncorhynchus clarkii lewisi isolate Uvic-CL-2024 chromosome 17, UVic_Ocla_1.0, whole genome shotgun sequence genomic DNA contains:
- the LOC139371254 gene encoding v-maf avian musculoaponeurotic fibrosarcoma oncogene homolog Bb — translation MTAESHTNLGLPKTPLGYVSEFDLMKFEVKKETMQGIDHSFIGPCSELQRPDSVSSTPVSTPCSSVPSSPSFNPGEQRNPDDLYWTPSSGGYSQQMYPHTFGLTPEDAVEALIGTTVHGHQPTPNGHQHALQAEFEGYGAAHNLSGHVQQYPGLIRQPDGLSGHPDMQDMHCQNQYHHKQDLDSSAPHSPDSQLSAHHLHQQNRHDRRLNVESAFSDDQLVSMSVRELNRHLRGLTKDDMMRLKQKRRTLKNRGYAQSCRYKRVQQKHVLEHEKTSLVTQVEQLKHELNRLARERDAYKLKCEKLTGSNGYHETGSTSDNPSSPEYFM, via the coding sequence ATGACCGCCGAATCGCATACAAATCTGGGTCTGCCGAAAACCCCTTTGGGTTATGTCAGTGAGTTCGACTTGATGAAGTTCGAAGTGAAGAAGGAGACAATGCAGGGGATTGATCACTCGTTCATTGGACCGTGCAGCGAGCTCCAGAGACCGGACTCAGTCTCCTCTACACCGGTCAGCACCCCTTGTAGTTCGGTGCCATCGTCACCGAGTTTCAATCCGGGTGAGCAAAGGAACCCTGATGATCTTTACTGGACGCCCAGCAGTGGAGGTTATTCTCAGCAAATGTATCCCCACACTTTTGGCCTGACACCTGAGGACGCAGTGGAGGCCCTTATCGGTACCACAGTCCACGGGCACCAACCCACTCCAAACGGTCATCAACATGCTCTCCAAGCAGAATTCGAAGGGTACGGGGCGGCACATAACCTCAGCGGCCATGTCCAGCAGTACCCTGGACTTATCCGTCAACCCGACGGTCTCTCGGGTCACCCTGATATGCAAGATATGCACTGCCAAAATCAATATCACCACAAGCAGGACCTCGACAGCTCGGCTCCGCACTCACCCGACTCCCAGCTTAGTGCGCACCACCTCCATCAGCAGAATCGCCACGACAGACGACTCAACGTGGAGAGCGCCTTCTCGGACGACCAGCTGGTCTCCATGTCAGTGAGGGAGCTCAATCGACACTTGAGGGGTCTGACCAAGGACGACATGATGCGTCTGAAGCAGAAGCGCCGAACCCTGAAAAACCGTGGTTACGCACAATCGTGCCGCTACAAACGCGTTCAGCAGAAACACGTTCTTGAGCACGAGAAGACCAGCCTTGTCACACAGGTGGAGCAGCTGAAGCACGAGCTCAACCGACTGGCACGCGAGAGGGACGCATATAAACTCAAATGCGAGAAATTGACTGGTTCGAATGGTTACCATGAAACTGGGTCTACCAGTGACAACCCTTCCTCGCCTGAGTATTTTATGTGA